In the genome of Streptomyces collinus, one region contains:
- a CDS encoding type II secretion system F family protein: protein MDLTMPLVVGAVMGLGIYALVRALMPSKRSAISQVARIDAMRARGSAYESARVEQEKGRLGAVRAEVGLRVSEFYLQQGWEQRSLRADLAVLDRSWEKFLATKVLLGVAGLFFGPFLFAIVYTLGFGRSPIIPVWLALLFAVVFFFLPDLEVRRDAADKRRDLRRVIGAYLDLVSMSLAGGRGLPEALMAAAEVSDGWANQRIRNALSDARITGVSQWQALGALGEEIGVEELKDLSASLALVADDGAKVRESLASRAETMRHRELAEIEGSAGEKSQSMLVAQLLLCAGFLVFLIFPAAMRVFQVQ, encoded by the coding sequence ATGGATCTCACGATGCCGCTCGTCGTCGGCGCCGTCATGGGCCTGGGCATCTACGCCCTCGTGCGCGCCCTCATGCCCAGCAAGCGCAGCGCGATCTCCCAGGTCGCGCGGATCGACGCGATGCGCGCCCGCGGCTCGGCCTACGAGTCGGCCCGCGTCGAGCAGGAGAAGGGCCGCCTGGGCGCAGTGCGGGCCGAAGTGGGTCTGCGCGTCTCGGAGTTCTACCTCCAGCAGGGCTGGGAACAGCGCTCGCTGCGCGCCGACCTCGCGGTGCTGGACCGCAGCTGGGAGAAGTTCCTGGCGACGAAGGTGCTGCTGGGCGTGGCCGGCCTGTTCTTCGGCCCGTTCCTGTTCGCCATCGTCTACACGCTGGGCTTCGGCCGGAGCCCGATCATCCCGGTCTGGCTGGCCCTGCTCTTCGCGGTCGTCTTCTTCTTCCTCCCCGACCTGGAAGTTCGGCGGGACGCGGCCGACAAGCGGCGCGACCTGCGGCGTGTGATCGGCGCCTACCTCGACCTGGTGTCGATGAGCCTCGCCGGCGGACGCGGTCTGCCCGAGGCCCTGATGGCGGCTGCCGAGGTGTCCGACGGCTGGGCCAACCAGCGCATCCGCAACGCCCTGTCCGACGCCCGCATCACCGGAGTCAGCCAGTGGCAGGCGCTCGGCGCGCTCGGCGAGGAGATCGGCGTGGAGGAGCTCAAGGACCTCTCCGCCTCCCTGGCCCTGGTCGCGGACGACGGTGCCAAGGTCCGCGAGTCCCTCGCCTCCCGCGCCGAGACCATGCGGCACCGCGAACTCGCCGAGATCGAGGGCAGCGCGGGCGAGAAGTCCCAGTCGATGCTCGTCGCGCAGCTGCTGCTGTGCGCCGGGTTCCTGGTGTTCCTGATCTTTCCGGCGGCGATGCGGGTGTTCCAGGTGCAGTGA